tatatatatatatatatatattctaattgaaataaattgatcatccagataaaacaatcggtaattattttttataagtaaatgagcatacgtcaattaaaaacccaactattaacttatttcgatattgacccgatcaatagttgtccgtaaccgataactactcgaaaaataaagctcgatcCCGATTTGTGCCCAAAAAATCGAACTTTGACTGATGACAACTCGAGCTCGATTGACACGCAACTCGAATTTCAAGCTATAACAAACCAGTGTGAATTCAATAATGCGAACTACCATTGTTAAATCGACCCGTAACTAACCGATCTGACTCGAGTATGACCCGTTACTgcatacaaattaaaattttccgaTTTGAATTTCGACCGAGCCGAATTACACTCGTCCGAATCCGACCCGATGGCCCGAATGTCCACCTCTAGTTTGAAGTCTAATTCTTCTTCCgttcaaaaaatttataatgtttGATTTTTCTTACAATGTAATGCACtactttattcttaatttttgtattgaaacgaatcaaataaaattattaaacaacaaaacaaattaaataaaaacttacttgactatattttaatttatggaTTACAAacctaatcaaaaattaaatgtaatGAATGAGTAGTGCAATATTTCTAATATTGCTAGTATTTTGGAACTGAAAaagtaatacaaattaatagcaTATAGACTTGTTTTAAGGTCGTCTCACTAAGGGACGGTTTCTCACGccatttgctttttgaaaattatagtctcTTCGctgtttaatatatattttgttgcaaTAAACATGTTGATTAAATTAAGTTCAAGTTAGCCCAAGTGCAATGACTTAGGGAAAAGAATCCATACAAACGCGTTCAGTGAAACATTCGATTTTCCATTTTGCAACAATGCATGTGAGATAGAAAGTTACCGTTTCTACAAAGAAAGCTAATATTAAAATCAACTGGACTCTAACAATGAGAAAATGCTATCATAAACATGATATAAAGAGGCAACATCCATCAAGGCCCTTTGCAAGAGATCACATTATTGTTGGCATTTCCTTCTAGATGAATCTTGTTGTAGGCCGGCCGTAGAGCTGCCTCAAAGCCAAACAGTGTATTCATGGCTTCCCTACATTTAGTTGCttaatacttcctctgttccgtTTTAGCTGCTACATTTGCGTgggcacgggaattaagaaaagggattgacctacactgtagctgattgtttactttataaagtatattattttattattgttaattgaaaaagaaaaaggaaaaataagttgttaggttactttatagagtatagtatagtatgttattatagagtatagagtaggataaaaataggggtagatagaactttaaatgattgttttattacttaaaacggaaatgtagcaagtaatatgaaattgccaaaaatagaaaatgtagcgggtattatggaacggaggaagtatatttttgcgcttttcttttttgtttctcTAAATAATCTATAAATTTTGGATATAATTCACCTTATTcatcataattttaatatttattaatgtttatggtctcaattaactttattattaaataacataatatattgaagaatattaataaaaaaaaataatactccattCATAGTTAATGTCTCATTCGCTTTTTTGCACATTTGCCATTGTATTAATTCAATCCattatatctctaattatgcataattaaaaattacaaaaaattgatattaataacctTCACAAtcagacgaatcaaacaagatctcactgtATTATACTCCTtccaatttttttaagttgtctgatttagtttttttgacattattcatcgattactcttaatttgtgttttattcttaatctagatGTCAAAATATGATTaagtaagatcttgtttgattcgtctcaatgtaaattttattaatatcaaattttataatttgtatttatgcacaattagagatatttagaattgaattagtgcatgaGATAGTTTGccaaaattaaatgggacaatataaaagaatttgagagagtaacttatagattaaaaatcaaagtaaaaGTGAAATATAaatagtgtctcaaaagtaaatgagacattaactttgaatttgaaagaacaataaaaaagaaaaaaggaataatttttattgtctgTATTAATAAAATGCAACGAATAATTGGTTTGATAAGTTATACATTTAACAaatgattttaaacaaaaactaTTTTGAATAGATGACttatatttgttaaaaacatttttaccttaataaaaataaatgttgatAATTAACATAAACACTAGAAGGAGAGCTTGAACCTCCAACCTTGTAGTTAACAGCCACACGCTTGAGCTATTCCAGCTTACTAtcttataaaatcaaaatatgtTTTAGTATTGAAATCTAGTGTGAAATGGCCAAAAGTTTTTGTTTGATCACTCTGACCCAACAAAAATGAAAACTGTATAAAAGGGAGTGCCTTGACATGCTGGTGGACAAAGGTTTTCTGAGAGATTTCTCACTTCAGTTTATGCACTGGCTAGGACTTCAACTCCTCAAGCAGTGGCGGACCTAGTTAAGTATCAAGGGTTGCATATGAAAtcctattaaaaaaaatttcaaaaaaattataattaagacTCAAACTAGCAACCTGCTACCGCatgtaaataacaaattttacttCAATACCACTAAGCTCCAACATTCACTTTTTGATAATTCATAACTATATCATTATTAATACTTTAAGATAGCAATTGCAATTAATAACtattaaaagaagaaaattgCTAGGCGACTAGTAGTTTACTTCCTTTTAGACCATTTACTCTATTTCGGTGTTTCCTAAATTGCATCTGCTGATTTGTTGCGTCATATTTACACCATTGACGTCGGCTACCGCATTCTAAATTTTATTGTTGCTATTCGTCCATTCACAGTCGCGCCCATTTGGCCTCTTTTACACGGTACAATCCTCCTATAGTTAGGTAAACTATTGAAAATGAAGTAGAATTTAGAAGTTAATTTAGTTTTGTATTGTTAATTTCAATATGATTTGATTTaggtataattttattttgctttaaagTATGAtgtataatttcaattttatttgtgtataatatagtataatttaataataataatttagtttTGTATCTATATTTGATATAGctcaactttaattttattttaagatgcCATTATTAAGCTCACAACACCATGTTTTTAATCCTAGGTCCGCCACTAGGgatgaaaaattgaaattattttataggaaaaattgaaattaataattcaacatttcacCCAGCTGCTGTGcataatcaaaattttatattattttttaatattttaacttcCCCTTTAGTTTGTTGTCAGCATACTAATAGAGCAGgttgatagcaaactaagggtaaaggttgaattattataaaataaaagggtgtgctgatagcaaactaaagacaaatgttaaattattaaaaaataatcaaaaggtGGATTATTCACGGCGAATGggtgaaaggttggattattaatatcaagttttcctattttatattgttttctattcttgaAAATTTCTGTGTTCTTGGTTTTATGACCTCACATAAACATTAAAAGAACCTTATACGCTCTTTGTTTAGTTTTTGAATTCATAATCTTCTTGGACACATaatcatttattttatatactttgtACTAAGCGTAATAGCGTAGTTGTTTGTATCTCATTGTAAATATCATTACAAATACCCAAGTAGCTTTATAGTAGAAACATCACAATAGCAAAATTTTCATACGCCTACAACTAGAAATTAAGTTTCTGATTGACATAATTGTAGCAAACTATTCTTCAAGCGTTCTACAACTTAGTGATAATACAACAAGGAGCCCATTGACATATAGACAACAGAATACAAATTTGTAAATGTTTTGTATTgtttatttgcattatatttctaATATATCTCTTATATACTtaccttttaattttattcaaaatcTATTAGGTCATACTTTTTGCAAAGAGTTATAGGTTGCTGTATGGATTTCTATTTTTTTGCAACcacaacttttgttgcaaaACTATACAAATGTTTTTAACAACGTCGCCTTTCGTTGCAAaactatataaacttttttaacaATGTCGTCCTTCATTGTAAAAGACaaataacatatatttttattgtctcCTTAATTTTGGATGGACGGAATGAAATTTTGTTTATGGAAACAAGTCTTTTCTAACTTTAAATTTTTCGCGATTACTGGAATATTGAGCAATGACAAAAGAAATTTAGTGTTATAATATGTTGCTATAATTAGGGTcaagttaatagtttctcgatcgattagtgtgttcgaaaacgtataatatgatgtgTGGTGGTAGATTTAATTAAAGCAAGCaattaaatacttaatgaaaaagaagcataaaagtaaataaagatGCAATGAACTAAAgaaaggataaaatgatcaataagctaaagaggcataggctaggctttcttGCTAAAGTAGTAtttactaaacattaacctaaggtcatggatgttTTGTTAAGGGGAACAACGTATTATAAATACTAATGTTCTTTCTctagcaacaaaagcttcctaaatcatactcaactacctattctcatgtaGCTAAGCATAAATTAAGACATGAAGTACACATTCAATATTTCCAATCAAAgtatctacctattctcatggagatgacttaatttttaagcatagattatcgttaaaaatcgactcttgccctcaattcaacgacactacacatgatagaaaaatccatcttaaaccataaacagcacaaccaagccaaaggtaaagaaaacaatttagactacatacatggtgataatgCCTTGCCTTAGCCAAAATAAACTACCCACTCAAGCTCATATTGAGATTGTAAattgcaaacaagccaagaacCATAGATGAATGTATTAAACTAGAGTACTCTAAAACAAAAAGATAaatgcaatataagttgaaaaactacaagcatgaatatatgaaactaaaagcaattaatcaaagataactaggtgacatgaattgaaaacaataataagcaaaagataaaatttaCTCTTTTGggttcaatctaaggatgaacaagatgattgttgatgattcaaagtaataccttccaaaagcttcaataataatacatcaatgGATGAAGAATCCAATtgcaaaataatataataaaggattgaaattaaatttgtgATTGGAAATTGAAAAttcttaattgaattgaaagagaaattatgctaaacactaatttttaattgaaatgaaagctaaGCTATGAATAATACATAAAAGTTACTCAAAAATGAAGTATGAAATTTAATGTGCCCAGCTCCATCTTCCTCTTTTCTATTTATAGCCTTCAAAACAAGTGGGGGTGGTGGTTTTAAGATTGCTtcaccacccctaggttgtaggagGGAGATGCCACCCCTAATTGATAGGGTAGGGTTGCTAAGCAGTCTTGCCAGTAGCAATAAAAAGGGGTAAATGTGATTGGATCTCAAATGATATTTAAGAAGATCGCAAAAGTTGCTGTCGTCCAACTCACTCGACCGGAGCGGAGCCCGCTCGACTAGTCGAGCCACCATCAGTACAAtatcaaaaacttcaaaaattggtCAGAATGTGAAAAATTggctccgctcgacccgagccatcgCGCTCAACCTGATCGAGCGGATGTCCTGTACCCTTGAAATGCATCATGCTAATAATCAGAAGCTACTAGAGGTTTGACTGCATTTCGCTCGACCCGAACCACCTTGCTCGACCGATTGAGCGAACTTTAGGAATGTGATAATTAGCTTTTGAACTGCTCGAGCTACCTTGGCTCGAGCTAATTCTGGTCGAGTGGGTCTACTTTGGCttcttttggcttgttcttgtggcttggctcatgatttttcacttctttgagccctcggcgtttaggtgagcaatgtatgcaacaAAAGGGGCTCATTTGTGCTCGGTTTTGATGATTAGAtcctaaaatgaaataaaacaccaaagcGACAAAAgaagcgtaaaatccaataaaacaaTGGAATAACATATAGTTTCCTCACGCTAAACAAAccacttataaaaaaaattaaagatgaaATGTAGCTAACAAATACTTAATTCTTTTTGTTAGTGGCAACAGAATTTGTTTAAAATGAGAAAATGCTAGACACAtcataagaaaaaaatagagtaacaaataatttaataacaaCTCCACACTTACAAAGTTGAAATATACGAAAAACTTTTTAATCGCTTTTGATTCCTAACTATTGTATTTAGTTGAATAAAATATACTTATAGTGCTAACATATAAAACTTTTTTAGAAATCGTTTGctatgtttaaatattttatttaagttttatttgttttcaaattatTAAGTAACCTCGGAACTTGAATAGTAAAATTGCAATAAAGTgaacaaaaaataatgtaatatttttatttgcgTGAGCTTCTTGTCTCAATGTACATCTTTACTCTCTTTTTGTCTTGGGCTTTGTTCCTTTaaggacaaaaataaaaataaaaattgcaaaCTTATAAACAATATTAATGAACGTATATATTTCTATACAACGTAACTAGCTTGTTAACATTTTGGAAAATCCATAGGAGGTGGCATAATAGATTCATTTGGTCCATTGCCATTATCCACTAAGAATGCCATTTTTAATCCCCATGTTGTATGAATCTCCAAATGACAATGTAAGAACCAAACCCCTGTCACATAGCAACCAAAAGAATATAGTTATAAGTCATCACATCTCTTGAGTTTGGGAACAAATTGTATTATCAACTACTACTTTTGTTGTACATATGCATTCAAAAGGGCTACCaccatatataatatatttgtattacaaagaagtGTAATATTTAAccacaagaaaatattgttgaaaataatttaattttttactcaTCTATTATGAATAATCACACATATTGATATGTAATAACTTTCCGCATATCTTGTGGTAATTTTAGGTATGTTGGAAGCaattaaatagaaaatattcGATTTATTAGATAATAATCCAAATGTGAGATTATTAATTTGTAGCGGATAgataaaaagttgaattatttttccATTATAATATGAATAATGTGTATATGTATGCATACATCACCTTACATGACATTAAGGTCTCCTATTTATGTAGAATCCAGAAGAGTCTGATACacatatacaacacaatttatCCTTGTGAAAACGAAGATGTAATTTTCTATTGAGTAGTGACCCTTCATAGCAAACAACATTTACCAAACAATAACTGCAcatgaattataaatctttCGCTCTGTCGATAATGGGCAGAATATATGTAAGTTTGTATGCATGATTTAAGTTAGATTACATTACCTGGATTATCAGCTCTAAATCTGATAGCAGTCCATCCACCGGATGGTACTCCAACGGTGTTCCTCTCAACAGGATCAACAAGATTAAACCTTTTCGGATCCTTCTTAGGATCATAGTTTCCTACACCTCTGCCAATGACGAAGAAATTAAAGCCATGTAAATGGAACGGGTGATTCTCCGGTGTCAGCATCGCAGTATCTTGCAAGACTAACTGAACTGTCGCATTGTACGGAAGTCTGTACACTCGAGTACCAGTTGTAGTAGCAGGGTTAGTAACTTGATTGCCAGTGTAGTTAAACGGCGTAGGAGGATTCGCAGGAAAATCAGGTGTGAAAACTCCATTAATGTTGAAGTAATGTGCTTGTAGAAGAGATATTTTGGGCAAAACAAAGCTAACATTATTGATAGCAGCCACAATCCTTGATCCATTGACACATGTTGAGCAAGGATTTATCCCTAAGCCAACAGCAAAAAATAAGGAGTGATCAACTTTTTGAGGGACTAAAGCAGGAAACTTATTTGAGTTCAGAGCCTTTAGAGAATTGGTAAAGTTATCTGATATTTGAGTCGCATTGATCGGAGGTGGTGCGGTAAGGGTGGTGGATAGACTAGTCGATGTGTTTGATGTCGTGGCATAGTGGATGGTGGCTAGACCGGTGGCGTTATCTACTGCAATTGGTGCTTCCATGAAAGGTGAAACTACAACCAAGTACTTTCCTGCAAGCTTATCAGTTTCAAGGATGACATTTGTGGTTTGACCTGGAGATATCACAATTGTGTCTGTCTTGAAAGGTTTAACATAAGTAGCATCAACTTCTACAACTGTGAGTTGGTGTCCCGCAATTTTAAAGAAAAGTTCTTCATTCAGTGCTGCATTTGCGATACGAAGCATGTATCTTTTTCCTGGCCTCACTTGTAAGTTGAACAATTCTGCATAATGTATGAATTCATGTTAGTATACACAtcatatatgaatattatttttaaggtGATAGAAATTTGAATAGTATTGACAAGCAACTAAAAAATATCATACATTTTTTAAAGGTTGGATTGATTAAATCTTGGCAGAATCAAATGCATTCATAATTTTTCCGAtggaattaaaattaatatttctaattatatcaTTATTATACGTGAATTGATACATTATGTTTgctattaagagttaattagaaacaacctctttattaATGTCAATACTAATAAGTATAAAATTACGCATATCTGAACATACCATAATAGATTATCATTGTTGTTGATCTCTATTATTGTCACATGACACATAAAATAGTTTGCCTTTGCACGTGAGAAAATATTgtcataatataaaatatgttgTTGAGTACCTTGGGAGTTACAATTCTTAACGGGCCCAGGGTATCCATTGATTGTATGCGCATCGGAAACGTTGGGTGCCAAGCCAGATTTCAAAGCTTCGTTGATTACAGCTTCGACATCAGATTTCCACCATTCACCTATCACATCCACCAAgtaggaaaattaattttaatgtagGCATAATATAGTTTGTAAATAAGTGTGATGTTTCATTGTACTTCAATATagtttttggttgacttttgcCTTTTGATTTGTTAGTGTTAAATAGCTAAGAAAAAGTATTCGATAAATAGCTTTTAAGGTCAGCTGACCTTTTaagccaaaaaaacaaaaaaaaaataattcagtTATCTTTTTTTGTTAGCTTTTGGCTTGTAGGCCtactttttctcaaataaataaCCAACAACTAATacctaaatttaccaaatatctccATAAACAGCTGGCTTTTTCAGTTAActcaaaagcaaaaaaaaaacaacatttctaactggtcaaacaagccaattaAAATAATCAACTGCCAACAGCCAACAGCCAACAGCTAATAACCAATTGTCAAACACTCTAATAAGTTAAATGGGACTACCTATGGATGTTAATTGTACGATAGAGTTTTActcttgtaataacaaagaaatTGAATCTCATAGACTCTTAATTCCAAACATGATACACAAATTCAAAGATAATATTGATCAgaattgaaaaatttaaaatttttacctAATACAACGACGACTTCTTTATGTGGTTTAGGAAAAGGATAAGGAACTCCAAGTTTAGGCAATATGACAATTGCACCATGGACAGTTGCTCTAAGCCATAAAATGTGGGCATGATACCAAAGGGTTCCTCTTTGGCCCGTCAATGTGAAGTTATAAGTAAAGGTTTGTCCTGGCTGTATTGGGCATTGTGTAATATATGACGGTCCATCTGACCAACCAGTTCTTATTTGTCGAATGCCATGCCTGCCAATTGCACATTATATTTAACCAACCAAGAATTTAGaacttaaaagttatttttttaaagtttcataaagtgttattgagtaatgttgttcattcattaaaatttttatactaAGCTTGGAGTAAAACTAACCAATGAATAGTGAGATTATATTTGACATGATTAACCACCTTTACTACCACTGTATCATCTTCTCTTGCTACAAGAGTTGGACCAGGAAATTTCCCGTTTATCGTTACAATTGATTTTGTTGAGCACAATCTTGTGTGATTCTTTTGCACCACCTATTAGTTATAACCACACACGTAACCCTTCATTAATAGTAAACACAAATTACTTGCATCAAGCTCAAAAGCTATACATGAACTTCCATAattgatacaaaataaaaacaactaaagaattttatcaaaaaatattgATGGTTGTTGTAAACTAAAATTGATGAAAGGAGCATATAATTACGCATTTTCAATAGGTTGTGTCGAGTAGAGTTAAGTTATAGTCAGCTCGTTATAAATTTATAGATGATCAACTAGCcatctatttttaaaaaaccaacaaatcatacagtttaaaggtcttgtaatttttaatacatGTTATGCTAAAGAATTCTTACAGATAAAAAGAGAtagaaaatgaatttttttctgTTGAGGGTGAGAATCGAACATCTGTTAAAAGGATGAAAAGAAAAGTCTTCAACCAGTAGACTAATCCGAgcttcaacaacaaaaaaaaaaaattaatgtgatGTACGTACATTAAACTTGTAGTGTCGAATGCGAGACTCGACAAAA
The sequence above is drawn from the Amaranthus tricolor cultivar Red isolate AtriRed21 chromosome 5, ASM2621246v1, whole genome shotgun sequence genome and encodes:
- the LOC130813858 gene encoding laccase-4-like — encoded protein: MASWLLKGLILVIVGCLLPALFVESRIRHYKFNVVQKNHTRLCSTKSIVTINGKFPGPTLVAREDDTVVVKVVNHVKYNLTIHWHGIRQIRTGWSDGPSYITQCPIQPGQTFTYNFTLTGQRGTLWYHAHILWLRATVHGAIVILPKLGVPYPFPKPHKEVVVVLGEWWKSDVEAVINEALKSGLAPNVSDAHTINGYPGPVKNCNSQELFNLQVRPGKRYMLRIANAALNEELFFKIAGHQLTVVEVDATYVKPFKTDTIVISPGQTTNVILETDKLAGKYLVVVSPFMEAPIAVDNATGLATIHYATTSNTSTSLSTTLTAPPPINATQISDNFTNSLKALNSNKFPALVPQKVDHSLFFAVGLGINPCSTCVNGSRIVAAINNVSFVLPKISLLQAHYFNINGVFTPDFPANPPTPFNYTGNQVTNPATTTGTRVYRLPYNATVQLVLQDTAMLTPENHPFHLHGFNFFVIGRGVGNYDPKKDPKRFNLVDPVERNTVGVPSGGWTAIRFRADNPGVWFLHCHLEIHTTWGLKMAFLVDNGNGPNESIMPPPMDFPKC